In the genome of Telluria beijingensis, one region contains:
- the otsB gene encoding trehalose-phosphatase, which translates to MTETMTMQDEQAALDLLAAPDCALFLDFDGTLVDIAPRPDQVVVTPGLLAALGALQQRLAGRLAIVSGRPVAELDRMLAPLALPAAGVHGMERRGFDGVLRQLPSPDFTAVRTEAHALAARHPGLWVEEKHGALALHYRQAPELQALCVETMEAAVRTSLGLLLMEGKMIVEIKAAGVSKGTAIRDFLAEPPFAGYRPLFIGDDTTDEAGFDHVQRVGGIGLKVGPGPSVASCRIASSQAVRDALAQAATSTIGKDTA; encoded by the coding sequence ATGACCGAGACCATGACCATGCAGGACGAACAGGCGGCGCTGGACCTGCTGGCCGCCCCCGATTGCGCGCTATTCCTCGACTTCGACGGCACGCTGGTGGACATCGCGCCGCGCCCGGACCAGGTGGTGGTGACGCCCGGCCTGCTGGCCGCGCTCGGGGCGCTGCAGCAGCGGCTGGCGGGCCGGCTGGCCATCGTGTCCGGCCGTCCGGTCGCCGAGCTCGACCGGATGCTGGCGCCGTTGGCGTTGCCGGCCGCCGGCGTGCACGGGATGGAACGGCGCGGGTTCGACGGCGTGCTGCGCCAGCTGCCGTCTCCCGATTTCACGGCGGTGCGGACCGAGGCCCACGCCCTGGCCGCGCGCCATCCCGGCCTGTGGGTCGAGGAAAAGCATGGCGCGCTGGCCCTGCATTACAGGCAGGCGCCGGAGCTGCAGGCGCTGTGCGTCGAGACCATGGAGGCGGCGGTGCGCACCAGCCTGGGCCTGCTGCTCATGGAAGGCAAGATGATCGTCGAGATCAAGGCGGCCGGCGTCAGCAAGGGCACCGCGATCCGCGACTTTTTGGCCGAGCCGCCGTTCGCCGGCTACCGGCCCCTGTTCATCGGCGACGACACCACGGACGAGGCCGGTTTCGACCACGTCCAGCGCGTCGGCGGGATCGGCCTCAAGGTCGGCCCCGGGCCGAGCGTGGCCAGCTGCCGCATCGCATCGAGCCAGGCCGTGCGCGATGCGCTGGCGCAGGCCGCCACGTCAACCATTGGAAAGGACACAGCATGA